The genomic segment GGTAGAGTAATTCGGGAAAGAGAACGAAGTGGAGTGTCACCGTTGGATGATGCAGAGTAGCAGAGAAACCTTTGGCAGTATAACGTTCGCTCCTTTCTTCATCCGATTCCAAGTGTCCGATCGCCTGGTCGCCGTTGCTTCCCTTTCATGCTCCGCCATTACTTTGCTCCTGGTATCTTGCTTAACACCTGCAAACCATTCAAACGTTCGAACGTTATTTCGTGTCGAAATTTTACGCGCGCCGCTTTGCGACGACGCCAGTGTCATATCTGATACGTTAGATATTTTTTCGCAACGTTCGTACGGTTTCACATATTCTCATCGATTTAATCGAAACAACAGAAAGATCGTCTCTAAATgggatattaattaattgaaattttaattgcggTCCTTAATCTCTGTAAAACGAGCGAGGATTAAGAGCGAACATTGCGTGGACGCAGCATCTCGATCGttgaatttcgttcgttttaactAACCGCGGTTGCGACGGCGCTGtgatgaattatatttttaaagtcattttttcttatttcatgtTTTAAAGTTCGCGCTGATTGTATCGAAAACGATAACTGGGAGGCCAGTGGCCTCTAGAACATACTTTTGAAAGATCTACACCGGTCAGTGCTTGAACAGCCGGAGGTACTTGTCCCACAAGGCGTGTAATTTCACCGCTGGTCGTATCGCTTCCGCCCAGAAGCACGATTTCCTCCGTTCTCGCTAACGGCGCGGCCACCTCCGCGGCAATctgcaaaaatacatatatcaaagCTGATAGCACATTTGTACATGCGTGGTACAAGCATAGAATTTTCTTCCTGTTACTGAAAATCCAACgaactttaaataatatttataatctagTTTAATTACAGTGGGTTATCATCGCGATCTCTTACCTTTGGCAAGGCGTTCAGAGCAATGTTGAGTATAGCAGCCTCGCCGTACTTCTTGTAGACGGCGGCTTTCATTCGCATACGTTCGGCTTCCGACATTCCAACCGCCTCTAGAGCCTGAGCCTCGGCTCCTCCGATCAAACGAATCCTCTCGGCTTCTGCTACGGCCGCGTTCACCGTCTGTGTTCTAAAAACCAGGAAAATTTGCGTCGTCGTATCGTCGTAATTTTGATCATCCGTGTCTTGACGTTCGTAAGTTGCAGGCGCTAAGGATGTTTCGATACAAGTTAAAGTTACCTTTTCCCTTCGGCCACTTTGCCAATTTTGTAATGTTCAGCTTCCGCGGGTAATCTCACGGTGCTCTGAAGCTCGTGTTCCTTACGACGTACCTCCTGTTCCTCTACCTCGATCTGTTTGCGCCTCTCCACAATCTCTATCTGAATCTCTTCGTTTCGTATCCGTTGCCTTATCTTGGCCGCTTGAAGCTCGTAAGCCAATTGCGCCTCCGCTTTCTATAGATCGATCAAATCGTTTTTCATTCGAATTCGCGTCTAGCTACGACGACGACAGAGAAGATACATTTCATCCAAACTGCGACTTACCGCCGTGTTCACTTCCTGGTCGAAATTCGCTTTCTGCAGCTGGAACAGTCTTGCGTTGTCCTCGATCTTCGTGTCGGTATTGTACTTTATGTCCATCGCTGCTTTCTCACATTCAGCTTCCTATCGATTCGCGCacgaaataaagtaaatacgTTTCCACTCTagataaatatacgtatgcgGTATAACGGTATCGGACCGAATAACAGGTACATACGTGCAAGCGTGAGCGAGCTAACTCGTCgtggaaaaacgagaaaatacagaatacaattttttagcaatttgaaaatttatcctACTACGTCGTGTACCAGAtcaatttcgatttcgatcaTTTTCTAATACTTTGTGGGGGACACGATTTTGAATAACTTTTTCCTATACACGTAACCAAACGAAAAAGTGTCGATCGGTTCctagtttccgagatatttcatatttatattttatacttattttattcaattatttctatcgCAAATTGAACTTGCACCGAATTCGTGCGTATAAAGCTTCGACGTTGTTGGACATCTTCGACGGGAAGTTGCCTCGTAAGCGTCTAATTTTTCTCTAAGCTAATCCACGGCTTCGTTCAGCGACTCTGTCGTCTgcgttcgtttctctctctcttttttttttaaagatattgtaCGCGATAATAAAGGCGCAATCTTTCGCTGTTCATAGTCACCGAGATCGCTCCAGTTACAAAAGAAATTGCGAAACAGACGAACGCAGAGAGGCACGGACGACTCTCAAGTGGACACAGAATCTCTGAAACGGAGCTCGATCTAGCTCCGTTTAAAgggacaaattttattccagatttttaatctattttctcgaaaatattcttcgGAGGTTTTCTTGAAAACCAAGCATCGAgcgaacaaatattttcttctcattttttcaTAAGGAGTACCTCATTACGTTCGCAACACGACTGATGTATGTACATGTAGGCGGTCGGATCCAGTACAGTGTACGATTATACGTGCGATTCTATGTGGGTCGCACGCTCCTATAGAGCTTTGCGTATGAACGTACCCGAATGCCAGCGTCGCGGTTCGCCTCGGCGACGCCAACGTCGGCGTCCCGTTTAACAGCCGCAGTTTGCGCTTTGCCAAGCGAAGCCAAGTATTGAACGTCGTCGTAGACGTCTTTTATCGTAAACGATAGGATTTCGATGCCCATGCGACCGACGTCCGGCGCGGCCACCTCCCTCACTAGCGTCGCGAATTGATCTCGATCTTTGTACACCTCCTCCACCGATAGCGTGCCTGAAAGTTTTTCCAACTTCGTTTTCCTCGTCGTTTCGATATCACACGCGTCTTAGACGATACTTTCACGAGCTGTAAACTTTTTCCAATTCCATGCGCTGCAATATCGTTGTTCGTAAAACTGCATAAGCTTAAAGGTAAAAGATTTGTAGCTTCGTTTGCGAGATTCGCGTTCCAATTGCTCGAAACAGCCGAAGCATTTTTAACTGCCGCGGAACGGTGTAAGGTATAGATACTCGAACAGCAAAGTACACGATCGCTGCGCCGAAATTACCGTTCCGTCGTGTCAGATACAAAGATGACAGAGGACCGTTATCGTTTCGagaatgttacaaatattattgctattatttttcatttttctcgcaAATTACGATAGCGTCTATGGAAACTCGCGATCTATAGCGCAAATACTTAAGCAGCAGAGTCGaggattttctatttttgaatACGATTGTCGTGAAATTTACCCAGTATCGCACGAAGATGACCCTCTAGGGTAGAAAGGATGGTCGATTTGATTTCGTAAACGCTCTTTCCTAGAAATTGTTCGCTGGCAGTGTGTAAAAGCTCGTCCGCTTTCATGATCTTGCACTGTGCTACTCCAGTGACAGTCAACGGCACACCTTGCGCGGTTTCTACGTTTTCGCAGACAGGATTCAGTGTCATAACCTCGAGGGACAATCGCTGGACGTCGGTAACGAACCACCATGTGAAGGCGTAGCCACCGACGATCGTTCTCTTCTTCATGGACCCGCAACATCCTCCTAAAAACATGATCGAGAAGGAAATTTAGTTCGTCTTTCGGGCATCTGTTTCGTACAGAGTCGCGCGCTCCTTATTTCGAACGAGATAAAAGACAACGattattaaattgcaaatttatttattttgagcgaaatttaaatgaatcgCTTACGAATAATCTGCCGTTTAAGCCGATtaaatcgttcgaataaaacaagaaataattcGATTACTTGTTAGGGTATTTGAGCCGAACCGAgttctctttttataaatattgcgGTAAAACcatgataataaatgaaaacagCCAGACTGCAGACGTATGGCTGTACGGTGTTAGGTTCAAGAGAAACGGAAATTGTTCGAACATCGAGTAGTTGGTGTTTGCCTGCGCGAACCACCGTAAGTCGCCTAAAATTTCTCCCTTCGTGATTCCGAATAAAAGCATGGTAATTACGATCGATGCGTATGTAAAAGTAGAAAGCATTGCAAACTTTAGGGagaaagttattattatacgtagGGTGAATCATCGCGGTCGCGATAAATCATGTTTCCTTTTCGAATCGGATTACCTTTCGCAATAGAAACTTTGAAGAAGATAATACACGAGGCAAGCACCGAGGAAGCGTTTGATAAGCCGAGCTCGTCGCGAGgtttaatttagatttaaacGACTAGTTTCCATTGGATGTCTATGAATTGTAAAAGCGGCTGTTTCGTTGATCGTCCCGATCTCttaaacgacgacgacgagaaaAGCGACGGATCAAAATACGAGTTTAACGAAATTCGACTGAACGGCCGAACTTCTTCCATGTCGTTTGTCAGGATACAACGATTCGATTTGTAATTCAACGATCGTTAAACGTAACGAGGATGGTGTTGCGACAGTAAGTAGGCCATTGTTGTATGGCAGCCGGTGGCGTGGCGTCGCCGACTTTTTACCGTAAGTCCATCGGGTGACGTCAAAGGTGATTCCTCGAACGCAGGATATCGCGTTCACCACGAACGTGACACGTAGCACGTAATCTACTATCTCGGAAATGAGGAAAGAACTGTTCGATAGCTTTCGAATCTCTTTGCCTCTGTTTTTCCACCGCCTACTTACGTGCGGGGATATAGATTTTTGGTTTGCTTTCGAGcggataataaatataagtcgggggagaaaaaaggaacgttGTAGGGAGAGTGGAACGAGCTTGGAAAGATGGCGGTTAAACGAAATAACGCAAATAAATACCGATATTGTGTAAAGCGTGAGATTGGCAACGATTGGGATCGTTAATGTCACTCGCGCATGCTTGGAATACGTATCGAGAAATTTTCGTTCCCATGTCACGGTAATTCAAATTCCGTTTACGGCGCTCTTTGGTGTTTCTAAATTCCATCGACGACGGTCCAGTCTTGCGGTCGTATCTTTTCTAGTTATTTGCGTTAGAGCGCATCTCGAAACAATCTCGAAATAGAGAGAGTACTCGAAATGTCGATCTCGACGACATATTTCAAGGTCATCGTTAGCTAACTTAAACAATCAGCGTATCTCTTATTACGCTATTCTCTGAAACTGTTAAACCGTTCGTTTACGCCACACCATCGTAAAACGTATATTTCTAGAGCAGAATAACGCGATAGTTCGCGCAACGTTCGAACAAGCTACCGAAAGTAGAAGTCGTACTCGATATCGCGATATCTGGCCGTATAAGTGATACTCCATAgttttgtatgtatttttattttccttagATGGAAACGCGAGCCATTTTGCATCGCTGGCCGAAGGAAAGAGGAGGATACGAGAGACGGAATATGGAACACACGGATAAGGCATGGAGAGTGATTCGACGTTTACCGAATTCCTCGGTACAAGCGTAAAGTTCCATTTCTACCGGGCGAGACTAGAGGCGGAAGAGAACGTTAGGCGAAGATGCACGTCGAGAAAGAGCGCGAGAAGCGGCGAAAGAGAGGtcgaagaagagaagggagGCGGAGGACCGTTATGCGGCACGTTCGACTTCGAAAGGTTCGTAACTTGTTCTTGTACTCGGCTACTCCGATCTCGATGAATCTACCGTGTGAAAAGTA from the Bombus pyrosoma isolate SC7728 linkage group LG11, ASM1482585v1, whole genome shotgun sequence genome contains:
- the LOC122572597 gene encoding flotillin-2, encoding MGNVHTCGPNEALVVSGGCCGSMKKRTIVGGYAFTWWFVTDVQRLSLEVMTLNPVCENVETAQGVPLTVTGVAQCKIMKADELLHTASEQFLGKSVYEIKSTILSTLEGHLRAILGTLSVEEVYKDRDQFATLVREVAAPDVGRMGIEILSFTIKDVYDDVQYLASLGKAQTAAVKRDADVGVAEANRDAGIREAECEKAAMDIKYNTDTKIEDNARLFQLQKANFDQEVNTAKAEAQLAYELQAAKIRQRIRNEEIQIEIVERRKQIEVEEQEVRRKEHELQSTVRLPAEAEHYKIGKVAEGKRTQTVNAAVAEAERIRLIGGAEAQALEAVGMSEAERMRMKAAVYKKYGEAAILNIALNALPKIAAEVAAPLARTEEIVLLGGSDTTSGEITRLVGQVPPAVQALTGVDLSKVLSKIPGAK